Proteins from one Psilocybe cubensis strain MGC-MH-2018 chromosome 11, whole genome shotgun sequence genomic window:
- a CDS encoding Cyclin-dependent kinase 1, protein MKKLASARIYFDPGDRKALNTIQLLAFWDSMRKWFAEKGYHLYEFDITDEPGYLPSERSTIPYNPHPKLNVQKRIFEAEDPFPYAYVGGDYRQLEDNLYEVHHISNGRVVFAQDAAGRHVVIKIVKGGSDEDKILHLLAKQPELMNRETFPSVIPVLDLLPCEDHWFTVMPRWDSNCFVPSFPTPEICVQQMVSLLKGLAFLHSHRIFHRDLCDRNLLINHFSNATVVNMTNNPFRRDLLRRGALTCVLSDFDHSILLDEETYGPNPRLGILEAHVTSDDPPYETLHGHVDYDPFKYDVALLGILFNDRFQNIIKYVPLLAPLIERMVTSKLDKRFTAKEALAFAEGILPTLTDLQAPPLPVRPQIFRAYYRADLWKDLSEEFVAKWADYREDRSTLSFRFLLWLNDRVPYGTFGLYLCRLGVRAVMFVPRLIFRPFVTFSRFLVHRFNRQL, encoded by the exons ATGAAGAAACTGGCGAGTGCACGC ATTTATTTTGATCCTGGGGATAGGAAAGCGCTCAACACCATTCAACTGCTAGCATTTTGGGACTCGATGCGAAAGTGGTTTGCAGAAAAAGGATATCACCTTTACGAGTTTGATATCACGGACGAGCCGGGGTACCTGCCATCTGAGAGGTCGACTATCCCGTACAATCCTCACCCGAAATTGAATGTGCAGAAACGGATATTTGAAGCGGAGGATCCGTTCCCCTATGCGTATGTTGGAGGGGACTACAGGCAGCTCGAAGACAACCTGTATGAAGTTCACCATATATCAAAT GGCCGTGTAGTGTTTGCGCAGGACGCAGCGGGACGACATGTAGTGATCAAAATTGTTAAAGGAGGTTCAGACGAAGATAAAATTCTCCATTTGCTTGCGAAGCAACCTGAACTTATGAACCGGGAGACGTTCCCTTCTGTAATTCCCGTTCTTGATCTTTTGCCTTGTGAAGACCACTGGTTCACAGTCATGCCAAG ATGGGATTCCAATTGTTTCGTGCCATCCTTCCCAACACCTGAAATCTGTGTTCAACAGATGGTGTCTTTGCTGAAG GGACTCGCATTTCTTCATAGTCATAGAATTTTTCATCGA gaCTTGTGCGACCGAAACTTGTTGATCAACCACTTCTCCAATGCGACTGTTGTCAATATGACAAACAATCCTTTCAGACGGGACTTGCTCAGGCGAGGTGCGTTGACCTGTGTGTTATCGGACTTTGACCACTCCATCTTGCTGGACGAAGAAACGTACGGTCCGAATCCTCGACTCGGTATTCTAGAGGCACATGTAACTTCAGATGACCCACCTTATGAGACTCTCCACGGGCACGTCGATTACGACCCGTTCAAATACGACGTTGCTCTTCTTGGGATTTTGTTCAACGACAGGTTCCAG AATATAATTAAATATGTGCCTCTTCTTGCACCCCTCATCGAGCGCATGGTGACTTCCAAGCTGGATAAAAGGTTTACTGCAAAGGAAGCCCTTGCATTTGCGGAAGGCATTCTTCCTACTCTGACGGACTTGCAGGCTCCTCCGCTTCCCGTCCGCCCTCAAATCTTTCGAGCCTACTACAGAGCTGACTTGTGGAAAGATCTCTCAGAAGAATTTGTGGCGAAATGGGCAGATTATCGCGAGGATCGATCGACGCTTTCTTTCCGTTTTCTTCTCTGGCTGAACGATCGTGTTCCATATGGGACCTTTGGTCTTTACCTCTGTAGACTGGGTGTGAGAGCTGTTATGTTTGTTCCTAGATTAATCTTCCGACCATTTGTTACATTTTCGCGCTTTCTTGTACATCGATTCAACCGTCAGTTGTAA